One Oscillospiraceae bacterium genomic region harbors:
- a CDS encoding DUF4316 domain-containing protein → MLTLWFPFKIRKFGVSDVIAITAAGKTAFYYVDKEALVKFNGFLAPKAEGSCLILNEGGYQIEGQTDTWKVIDEKNVQEQRFVQLVCEQTKKQRPDIILHDSGVLVAQTIYGFDSSVMKKIEKFLREQKPELLHYQKFLANGTAERAKESGTEQNYNMIDGCVNNNPKKPRIIGNRISVLDRLHIKLEERKQKSQPQQQQQQERSRKN, encoded by the coding sequence ATGTTGACTCTTTGGTTTCCATTCAAAATCAGAAAATTTGGTGTCAGTGACGTTATCGCAATCACAGCGGCAGGAAAGACCGCATTTTACTATGTGGACAAAGAAGCACTGGTAAAGTTCAATGGCTTTCTGGCACCAAAAGCTGAGGGTAGCTGCCTGATTTTGAATGAGGGTGGCTATCAGATAGAAGGACAAACAGATACATGGAAAGTCATTGACGAAAAGAATGTTCAGGAGCAAAGATTTGTGCAGCTTGTCTGTGAACAGACAAAAAAGCAAAGGCCGGATATTATTCTTCATGACAGCGGAGTTTTGGTGGCGCAGACGATTTACGGATTTGATAGTTCGGTTATGAAGAAAATCGAGAAGTTTCTTCGAGAACAAAAGCCGGAACTGCTGCATTACCAGAAATTTTTGGCGAATGGCACCGCAGAACGTGCCAAGGAATCTGGCACAGAGCAGAATTACAACATGATTGATGGCTGTGTCAACAATAATCCGAAGAAACCGCGTATCATCGGAAATCGGATTTCGGTCCTTGACCGCCTGCACATCAAGTTGGAAGAGCGAAAACAGAAAAGTCAGCCCCAACAGCAACAGCAGCAGGAAAGAAGCCGGAAAAATTAA